One Sylvia atricapilla isolate bSylAtr1 chromosome 24, bSylAtr1.pri, whole genome shotgun sequence genomic window carries:
- the PITHD1 gene encoding PITH domain-containing protein 1, with the protein MRAGGRGAAMAHGHGPGRCSCCGEEAAERGAAWGLYLRIDRQRLQCLNERREGSGATVFRPWEERRDRSQFVESDDDEELLFNIPFTGSVKLKGVIVMGEDDGTHPAEMRLFRNIPHMSFDDTAKEPEQTFSLSRDPLGELEYPTKIARFSNVHHLSMHFPKNFGAETTKIFYIGLKGEWTEAHRHEVTICNYEASANPADHKLEQITPQTHFIS; encoded by the exons ATGCGCGCTGGCGGTCGCGGCGCGGCCATGGCGCACGGGCACGGGCCCGGCCGCTGCAGCTGCTGCGGGGAGGAGGCGGCGGAACGCGGCGCGGCCTGGGGGCTGTACCTGCGCATCGACCGGCAGCGCCTGCAGTGCCTCAACGAGCGCCGCGAGGGCTCCGGAGCCACCGTGTTCCGCCCCTGGGAGGAGCGCAGGGATCGCTCTCAG tTCGTGGAGAGCGATGATGACGAGGAGCTGCTCTTCAACATCCC GTTCACGGGCAGCGTGAAGTTGAAAGGAGTCATTGTCATGGGCGAAGATGACGGGACACACCCGGCCGAGATGAGGCT GTTCAGGAACATTCCTCACATGTCCTTTGATGACACAGCCAAGGAACCAGAGCAGACCTTCAGCCTGAGCCGGGATCCCTTGGGAGAGCTGGAATATCCCACCAA aattgcCCGTTTCTCCAACGTTCACCACCTCTCCATGCACTTCCCAAAGAACTTCGGAGCAGAGACAACCAAAATTTTTTACATAGGCCTGAAAGGGGAATGGACGGAG GCTCATCGCCACGAAGTCACCATCTGCAACTACGAAGCCTCGGCGAACCCGGCCGACCACAAGCTGGAACAAATCACCCCTCAGACTCACTTCATCTCCTAA
- the LYPLA2 gene encoding acyl-protein thioesterase 2: protein MAGPSRPALCCVTSAAPPEVPVGARRGERRGARAPGRGRGASVDPSRCMCGNNMSVPLLADAVTVSGAERETAVVIFLHGLGDTGHSWADALSSIRLPYVKYICPHAPRIPVTLNMKMVMPSWFDLMGLTPDAPEDEAGIKKAAENIKAIIEHEMKNGIPPNRIILGGFSQGGALSLYTALTCQHQLAGIVALSCWLPLHKAFPQAANNGVNKDIAILQCHGELDPMIPVRFGALTAEKLKSVVTPTKVQFKTYPGVMHSSCPQEMMAVKEFIEKLLPRI from the exons ATGGCGGGCCCGTCGCGCCCGGCGCTGTGTTGCGTCACTTCCGCCGCGCCGCCGGAAGTTCCTGTGGGAGCGCGTCGGGGGGAGCGGCGAGGAGCGCGCGCGCCGGGCCGCGGGAGAG GTGCCAGTGTCGACCCCTCTCGGTGTATGTGTGGTAACAACATGTCTGTCCCCCTCCTCGCCGACGCTGTCACCGTGTCAGGGGCAGAGCGGGAGACCGCCGTG GTCATTTTCCTCCATGGCCTTGGAGACACGGG gcacagctgggccGACGCTCTCTCCTCCATCCGCCTCCCCTATGTGAAGTACATCTGCCCTCACGC GCCCCGGATCCCAGTGACCCTCAACATGAAGATGGTCATGCCCTCCTG GTTTGACCTGATGGGATTGACTCCAGATGCACCCGAGGATGAAGCTGGGATcaagaaagctgcagaaaaca TTAAAGCGATCATTGAGCACGAGATGAAGAACGGGATCCCCCCCAACCGCATCATCCTGGGGGGCTTCTCACAG GGTGGTGCCCTGTCACTGTACACTGCTCTCAcctgccagcaccagctggCCGGGATCGTGGCGCTCAGCTGCTGGCTCCCTCTCCACAAAGCCTTCCCACAG GCGGCGAACAACGGCGTGAACAAGGACATCGCCATCCTGCAGTGCCACGGGGAGCTGGATCCCATGATCCCCGTGCGCTTCGGGGCCCTCACTGCTGAGAAACTCAAGTCTGTGGTCACCCCCACCAAGGTGCAGTTCAAAACCTACCCCGGAGTGATGCACAGTTCCTGTCCTCAG